Below is a window of Haliaeetus albicilla unplaced genomic scaffold, bHalAlb1.1 scaffold_189, whole genome shotgun sequence DNA.
CCAAGGACGTGATGACATCACAGCGCCCACCCCCCGCCCGGGTCACgaccccgccgccccgccccgcccccacccccccaaccgctgcccgccccctcccccgcccgccgccgccttccccgTGACGGCGGCTCCAGGGGGACCCCAAGGGTTTTCGGgggcctccccctcccccctcgcgcccctcccccttctcctcctcctcctgcccctccccctcctcttcccctgaccacccctccccccacccccaccccctatTTATTACGGCCTCCCATTGGCTCAcgcccaccctcccccccccaaaacccctctcCCGAGACCCCTCCCTCCAAAAAACTCCTCCCCTACCGCCCCTCCCCCACCAAGACCCCTCCCCCAAtcctgcccctccccccccccaacacgGGTCACGGCCTCGCCGTAATAAAACCCAACGTGATTCGCCGCCTCCGCGCGTGgtcttgattaatttttttgggggggtggggccTGCgacccctcccccacccccccccaaaatttcGAGGGGGGCGtggcccccccccagggcaTCCAGCGAcacccctcccccacccccccgcccctcccccaccccccacctctctttcctcatttccttcctcaaaaaaagaatccagggacgggggggggggcggggggggaggggtgggagggggaggggcgTCCGGCTAagcccctccccctcccccgtTATaaggcccggcccggccgcggtCGCGGGTTCGAATCCCGCCATgggcctggggtgggggtgggcgCTGCTGGCGGCGCTGCTGGTGCCAGGtacccctccccccacccctcccccacccccccacccctcccccacccccatgccctcccccccacccctctgaACTCCTGGGTCgcctttttttttggggggggggggaggggcggtgGGTGTTTGGGACccttttggggtgggggaggggcggggggtgcTGGGATccattttttgggggggggtggggtccattctgggggggggaggggggaactcgatggggggggaggggtggggtgggggtggctcCTGCCCCACACTTGTGGGTCTGTCCGgttcctttttttgggggggggggggggaggggtggccGGATGCTTCGGTccgtgctgggggggggggaggggctgggTGAGGGCAGGATGTGGGGGGCTGAGtcatgggggggaggggagggggagggggagggggggcttcCTTCCCATGAGTCAGTGTGGGATGTGGGGGGCAgttctggggggggggcaggtctatggggagatgtggggcacAAACACCCGGGTCCCATctatggggagatgtggggctgggacaCGGGGGTCTCATctatggggagatgtggggcagaCGGGGGGGCTGGATGCCGGGACCCCTTTctatggggagatgtggggcaggagctgtgggtCCCGTCtgtggggagatgtggggctgggacaTGGGGGTCTGTTctatggggagatgtggggcagaATGTCATGGTCCCGTCTGTGGGGAGAtgtgggtcctttctgtggggagatgtggggcacAAACATCTGGGTCCCATctatggggagatgtggggctggaGATGGGGGTCCCATctatggggagatgtggggcaggagctgtgggtCGCGTCgatggggagatgtggggctggaCGTGTGGGTCTGTTCcatggggagatgtggggcagaATGTCATGGTCCCATctatggggagatgtggggcagggacTCCTTTGTCCTTTCTATAGGGAGATGTGGGGCACAAACATCTGGGTCCCATctatggggagatgtggggcaggagctgggggttGCGTCaatggggagatgtggggcagggacACCAGGTTGCCATctatggggagatgtggggcacAAACATCTGGGTCCCATctatggggagatgtggggcaggagctgtgggtCGCGTCgatggggagatgtggggctggaCGTGTGGGTCTGGTctatggggagatgtggggcagaAACACCAGGTTGCCATctatggggagatgtggggcaggagctgggggtcTGTTctatggggagatgtggggctgggacaCCAGGATCCCGTctatggggagatgtggggctgggacaTGGGGGTCCCTCctatggggagatgtggggcaggatCTGGGGGTGGCATCTATGGGGCGGCATGGGTGTGGCGCCCGGGGCCCCTCCCCCattcgcccccccccccctctttccccGCCCAGCCCCCGCCCTGCGCTGCGGCGACgtcccctgcccctcccccctGGACGCGTGTCGCCGGACGACCCTGACGACCCTGACGGGTGAGACCCTGCGAGGGGGGAGGGGTCAGAGGGCAGAGGTCACGGGCGGAGGCCGGCCTCTGACCTCTGACCTCTCCCCGCCCAGGGGGGCGGGTCCTgcggcgggaggaggggggctGCGACGTGGCCGGACCCCCCGACGTCGTCGTCACCTTCCGCTCCCACGGGGAGGTGGTGACGCTGCGGGAGGAGCGCTGCCGGGGGGGAGGGGACGGCGACtgccccgcccccgcggccccgccccgctcaCGTGAGTGGCCACACCccgaccccccccacccccagaccccacccccccacccgccTCCCATCACTTATTGGtatgatttgggggggggggggaaccccccACAAACCCCACAACCTCATGCTGGGTGGGCTGGGTGGGGCTGGGTGGGGCCCTGCtgaccccacccccccaccccacccagcccctccccccacccccctcccatttttaatcattattatATTTCGGGGGGAAATCCCACAAACCCCACAACCTTCCCCCCTCTTTGGATAGGGATGGGTGGGGCTGGGTGTGGCCCCGCTGACCCCGCCCTCCCAGCCCAACCCAgcccctccccccacccacctCCCATCACTTATTACtattatttggggggggggaacccccccCACAAACCTCACAACCTCTTtgggtgggggtgggtgtgGCTGGGTGTGgcccccctgcccccgccccctgccccacccaacccctccccccacccccctcccatttcttcttcttattacttttgggggggggaaccccccACGAACCCCACAACCCCTTTGGGTGggggtgtgggtgggtggggctGGGCGTGGCCCCGCTGAccccgccccccgcgccccaCCCAGCCCCCGCAGGGCGCCCCCTGCTGTGCCCGACCTGCGACGCGGCCGACGGCTCCTGCCACGCCCCGCTGccggccctgccctgcccccgCCCCACCGATTACTGCCTTGACGTCATCACCCGCGGCCCCGGGGAAGGTGGGGGAGGGGCCGAGGGGGGAAGCCactccctaaaaaaaaaaaaaattaatattttatttattttttaatttaaaaaaaaaaggggggtgggggaggggtgGAATGGCTGGAAtcccttttttttgggggggtggggggaggggaaggggtggggggaggggtggggggaggggcagACCCCTCTGtccccttttattttaatttggggggggggaggggtttCCCGGCCCCCCGGGGGTGCCCTGGTGGGGGGAAGGGCTGATGGGGGGAGGGGTagggggaggggtgggggaggggccaaagggggtggggggaggggcaCTCCCAACGCAGACCCCCTGGTCccttatttgggggggggaggggtttTTGCAGACCCCTGatgggggaggggcggggcctgACCCGGAagtccttcccctcccccccttttccgCAGTGGGGGAGGGGCGGATCCGTGGGTGTGGCCGCGCCGGCGCGTGCCGGGGATTGGTGGCGCTGGAGAGTGGGCGGGGCCGGCAGGTGGCGCTGCGGTGCTGCCAGAGCGACCAGTGCGAGCCCGGTGAGGGGGAACTGGGATatactgggagggactgggaggggtttagggggcactgggagggactgggagggactgggaggggcttaggggggactgggagggactgggagggactgggaggggactgggaagGGCTtaggggggactgggagggactgggatatactgggagggactgggaggggtttagggggcactgggagggactgggatagactgggagggGATTGGGGTtactgggatagactgggatccactgggagggagctgggagacACAGGGAGGGACTGGCTGAtactgggatagactgggatagactgggagggGGCACCGCTTGGTGCTGGGCGGGGACCCGCCCCCCCAGTAAGGGTCCCCGGCCCATACTGGTGCGTACTGGTGCAGAGGAGGAGCCGCCCCCCTCGGGGCTGCGCTGCTGGGCCTGCGAGGGGCCCGAGCCCCACTGCGACCCCCAAGTGCTGCCCTGCGGGGGGGGCCGGACCCACTGCGCCCTCGCCAGGACCTacggtggggctggggggggggctgggggggaacatctatggggctgggggatctatggggctgggggggtcctggggggggaacatctatggggctgggggggaaatgtggggctggggggatctatggggctgggggggaaatgtggggctggggggatctatggggctgggggatctatggggctggggggggctatggggctgggggaacatctatggggctgggggatctatggggctgggggggtcctggggggggaacatctatggggctgggggggggctgggggggaacatctatggggctgggggggaaatgtggggctggggggatctatggggctgggggatctatggggctgggggggtcctggggggggaacatctatggggctgggggggaaatgtggggctggggggatctatggggctgggggatctatggggctgggggggtcctggggggggaacatctatggggctgggggggaaatgtggggctggggggatctatggggctgggggatctatggggctgggggggtcctggggggggaacatctatggggctgggggggggctgggggggaacatctatggggctgggggggaaatgtggggctggggggatctatggggctgggggatctatggggctgggggggtcctggggggggaacatctatggggctgggggggaaatgtggggctggggggatctatggggctgggggatctatggggctgggggggtcctggggggggaacatctatggggctgggggggaaatgtggggctggggggatctatggggctgggggatctatggggctgggggggtcctggggggggaacatctatggggctgggggggaaatgtggggctggggggatctatggggctgggggatctatggggctgggggggtcctggggggggaacatctatggggctgggggggaaatgtggggctggggggatctatggggctgggggggaaatgtggggctggggggatctatggggctgggggatctatggggctgggggggctggggggctggggggctggggggaacatctatggggctgggggatctatggggctggggggaacatctatggggctggggggatctat
It encodes the following:
- the LOC138684259 gene encoding urokinase plasminogen activator surface receptor-like is translated as MGLGWGWALLAALLVPAPALRCGDVPCPSPLDACRRTTLTTLTGGRVLRREEGGCDVAGPPDVVVTFRSHGEVVTLREERCRGGGDGDCPAPAAPPRSPPAGRPLLCPTCDAADGSCHAPLPALPCPRPTDYCLDVITRGPGEVGEGRIRGCGRAGACRGLVALESGRGRQVALRCCQSDQCEPEEEPPPSGLRCWACEGPEPHCDPQVLPCGGGRTHCALARTYGPSGEPWLVRGCATQAWCETPLGVGGLRGGALPHCCRGSLCNRLPGDPPPSLRRPPRGLRRLRPPPPPPRCPTRHLSVGQFCGAWTPPPQKNPTHPECVGCGHPPPPYL